A section of the Methanocaldococcus sp. FS406-22 genome encodes:
- a CDS encoding tetrahydromethanopterin S-methyltransferase subunit B yields MATYVFIDQNIPLVYTVETGVITKGFGELLFVDVSPIEEQIKKLETLVEAYENSLDPRHAPLNSFPNRDGVYVIAGYFKSAFFGFWITLGVMALLAIILGVKF; encoded by the coding sequence ATGGCGACTTATGTATTTATTGACCAAAACATTCCGCTTGTTTATACTGTTGAGACAGGGGTTATTACAAAAGGATTTGGAGAGTTGTTATTTGTTGATGTATCTCCAATAGAAGAGCAAATAAAAAAATTAGAAACATTGGTTGAAGCTTATGAAAACTCTTTAGACCCAAGGCATGCTCCTCTTAACTCCTTCCCAAATAGAGATGGAGTTTATGTAATAGCAGGATATTTCAAGAGTGCATTCTTTGGATTTTGGATAACTTTGGGAGTGATGGCTTTGCTTGCAATAATATTGGGGGTAAAATTCTAA
- the mtrE gene encoding tetrahydromethanopterin S-methyltransferase subunit E, whose product MDPTLIALGALALSGALATVAGCAEDLESDVGSQSNPNSQVQLAPQMGNIHRYFNKAISGEPVSYGLYVAVAGTVAYAIMQMGLNPILALILGAGVAAFVHGAYAISAYLGRIVGQSKNFGQPVYWDIVMSHIGPIVGHGFIAVFCMVLMAYLANTILGNPFPLPLIALIFGITVGAIGSSTGDVHYGAEREYQKYPFGGGVPVANHGDIDVKAEYGLRNGMDSSYFCSRLGGVLTGLCFGLIVFLDGWRGILGNILQGGNVTTASVISIVIGLIIVAILAVVNRKVEVFARNKYGPYTK is encoded by the coding sequence ATGGATCCAACACTAATAGCCCTAGGGGCTTTAGCGTTGAGTGGAGCATTGGCAACAGTTGCAGGTTGTGCGGAAGATTTAGAATCAGATGTTGGTTCTCAGTCAAACCCAAACTCACAGGTTCAGTTAGCACCTCAGATGGGGAATATACACAGATACTTTAACAAAGCTATATCAGGGGAGCCAGTTTCCTACGGTTTGTATGTTGCAGTTGCAGGAACAGTTGCTTATGCCATTATGCAAATGGGATTAAACCCAATTTTAGCATTAATTTTAGGAGCAGGAGTTGCTGCCTTTGTTCATGGAGCTTATGCTATTTCAGCATACTTGGGTAGAATTGTCGGACAATCAAAAAACTTTGGACAACCTGTTTATTGGGATATTGTAATGAGTCACATTGGCCCAATTGTTGGACATGGTTTTATTGCTGTATTTTGTATGGTTTTAATGGCTTATTTAGCTAACACAATATTAGGAAATCCATTCCCATTGCCATTGATTGCATTGATCTTCGGTATTACTGTTGGGGCAATTGGTTCATCAACTGGAGACGTTCATTATGGTGCTGAAAGAGAGTATCAGAAATATCCATTTGGAGGAGGAGTTCCAGTTGCTAATCATGGGGACATTGATGTTAAGGCAGAGTATGGTTTAAGAAACGGAATGGATTCATCATACTTCTGTTCAAGATTGGGGGGAGTTTTAACTGGTTTATGTTTTGGTTTAATTGTATTCTTAGATGGATGGAGAGGTATTTTAGGAAATATACTACAAGGCGGAAATGTTACGACTGCTTCAGTAATTTCAATTGTTATTGGTTTGATAATTGTAGCTATTTTGGCTGTAGTAAATAGAAAAGTTGAAGTATTTGCAAGAAACAAATACGGACCATATACAAAATAA
- the mtrC gene encoding tetrahydromethanopterin S-methyltransferase subunit MtrC — MSHGGGGHATELYPENQIFAVGVVLSLVGIYLANFLPDNLSMLIGGLLVSAACVAGANTVRKVAAYGLGTGVPSIGMISLGMGTLAAVAGVLIPKALGITYLVAPILTLIIALVVGYIVGRLTVNPVGMKIPIMVRSMTYLSVAGAMALLGFTTAYVGSLEPQAFINGALNTGIMALAFITAGMAILHPFNACLGPNESHRRTLTLAVACGLITWFVFSVVKLDIISMVVSIILWAIAYVKFVKMSFKDACAVLHVPEIPKKGE; from the coding sequence ATGTCACATGGAGGAGGAGGTCATGCAACTGAGCTTTATCCTGAAAACCAGATATTTGCAGTTGGAGTAGTTTTGTCATTAGTAGGTATTTACTTAGCAAATTTCCTACCAGATAACTTGTCAATGTTAATTGGGGGTTTATTAGTTTCAGCAGCGTGTGTTGCAGGAGCAAACACTGTTAGAAAAGTAGCCGCTTATGGTCTTGGTACTGGGGTTCCATCAATTGGTATGATTAGTTTAGGTATGGGGACATTAGCTGCTGTAGCGGGAGTTTTAATTCCAAAGGCATTGGGAATTACCTATTTAGTGGCTCCTATATTGACATTAATTATTGCATTAGTTGTTGGATATATCGTAGGAAGATTAACAGTTAACCCGGTTGGGATGAAAATTCCTATCATGGTCAGAAGTATGACTTATTTATCAGTAGCAGGAGCAATGGCCCTATTAGGATTTACAACAGCTTATGTTGGAAGCCTAGAACCACAAGCATTTATTAATGGTGCTTTAAACACTGGAATTATGGCTTTGGCATTTATAACTGCAGGTATGGCTATATTACATCCTTTCAACGCATGTTTAGGACCAAATGAAAGTCATAGAAGAACATTAACATTAGCAGTTGCATGTGGTCTAATAACTTGGTTTGTTTTCTCTGTGGTTAAATTAGACATTATCTCCATGGTTGTTTCAATAATATTGTGGGCAATTGCGTATGTGAAGTTTGTTAAGATGTCATTCAAAGATGCATGTGCAGTATTACATGTTCCAGAAATTCCTAAGAAGGGAGAGTAA
- the mtrD gene encoding tetrahydromethanopterin S-methyltransferase subunit D, whose protein sequence is MDAVSLAIPLIEMTIAGAIINASVHFIPVGGAPAAMATSTGVGTGTTQLAAGAGFTGLMGAAVMAATVGLSLTGIALILVSGAISSMIMLGVTMLIGQLIYVFGVGVVPAADKCEIDPITKDPQKPYVTPGTTGHGVPTVCFISGLIGAALGGIGGALAYIAMLKLGLSPALAGMLAVGFFFINAVLASYNIGGTIEGFHDPKFKKMPNGVIASTVASLLFGIIAVAMAL, encoded by the coding sequence ATGGATGCTGTAAGTTTAGCCATTCCATTGATTGAAATGACAATTGCAGGGGCAATAATTAACGCGAGCGTCCATTTTATTCCTGTGGGAGGAGCTCCTGCGGCAATGGCAACTTCAACTGGAGTTGGTACTGGTACAACCCAGTTAGCGGCAGGAGCAGGTTTCACTGGATTAATGGGAGCTGCAGTAATGGCGGCGACTGTAGGTTTATCTTTAACAGGCATTGCTTTGATTTTGGTATCTGGGGCTATAAGCTCAATGATTATGCTTGGAGTTACAATGTTGATTGGGCAATTAATTTATGTATTTGGAGTTGGAGTTGTTCCAGCTGCAGATAAGTGTGAAATTGACCCAATAACAAAGGATCCACAAAAACCTTATGTTACTCCAGGTACTACAGGGCATGGAGTTCCAACAGTTTGTTTTATTAGTGGTTTGATAGGAGCGGCATTGGGAGGAATTGGAGGGGCTTTGGCATATATTGCTATGTTGAAGTTGGGATTGAGTCCTGCACTTGCTGGAATGTTAGCAGTAGGGTTCTTCTTTATAAATGCAGTTCTTGCTTCGTATAACATTGGAGGTACTATTGAAGGTTTCCACGATCCAAAATTCAAGAAAATGCCAAATGGTGTTATTGCATCCACAGTAGCATCTTTGTTATTTGGAATTATTGCAGTAGCAATGGCATTATAA
- the mtrA gene encoding tetrahydromethanopterin S-methyltransferase subunit A — protein MANKKEPAPGWPIVSGEYVVGNPESCVGVVTLGSHGLEQACIDAGAAIAGPCHTENLGIEKVVANYISNPNIRFMILCGSEVQGHITGQCFKALWENGIDDSGQIIGAKGAIPFLENVSKDAVERFQRQIVEVIDLIDCEDVGKITQAIKECLSKDPGAIDEDPFIIELEGGKGGGEEEEGVIKPITPEMAIIESRIRLIGNEMCYNGLLAKWQAGYYNGKIQGIATGLFIMLLIMGILMF, from the coding sequence ATGGCAAACAAAAAAGAACCTGCACCAGGATGGCCAATAGTCTCTGGTGAGTATGTTGTCGGTAATCCAGAAAGTTGTGTTGGAGTTGTAACTCTCGGTTCTCACGGTTTAGAGCAGGCTTGCATTGATGCTGGGGCAGCTATAGCAGGGCCTTGCCACACAGAAAACTTGGGTATTGAAAAGGTTGTAGCAAACTATATATCAAACCCAAACATTAGATTTATGATTCTTTGCGGTTCAGAGGTTCAGGGGCATATAACTGGACAGTGCTTTAAAGCATTATGGGAAAACGGTATTGATGATAGTGGTCAGATTATTGGAGCTAAAGGAGCTATACCATTCTTAGAGAATGTTAGTAAAGATGCTGTTGAGAGATTCCAAAGACAAATAGTTGAAGTTATTGATTTGATTGACTGTGAAGATGTTGGTAAAATAACACAGGCAATAAAAGAGTGTTTGAGTAAAGACCCTGGGGCTATTGATGAAGATCCATTTATAATTGAGTTAGAAGGAGGAAAAGGAGGAGGAGAAGAGGAAGAAGGAGTAATAAAACCAATAACTCCAGAAATGGCAATAATTGAAAGTAGAATAAGATTGATTGGAAATGAAATGTGCTATAATGGATTGTTGGCAAAGTGGCAGGCAGGTTATTACAATGGTAAAATCCAAGGAATTGCTACAGGTCTGTTCATAATGCTATTAATTATGGGAATTTTAATGTTTTAA